The genomic window CCGCCCTTCAGCCCGACACAGCCGATCGGCAGACCGTCCGACATCGCCACCAGGAAGGCTCCGCGCGGACGGATCATATCCCCGGCGTCGGGATCGCGCGAAAGCGATACGTCGAACCCCCTGGCGAAGCGGCGCGCGAGTTCGCCGTAGTATTCGCCGAGACAATACCGGGCGTCTTCGTGCCGGGGGTCTTTCTCCTCGATCACGATCTGGTCGCGCCGAAGCGAGGCGGCGACGAGATCCATGGCGCGCAACAATTCCTCCGGATGGCGATGGCGCGCCAGAAAAGCCTCCGCCTGCGCGTTGGAAAGCGCTTCATAGGCCTCGAATTCGCATCGCCCGGCTTCCGTCAACCGGGCAACACGGCGACGCGCATCCTCGGCATTGGCAACCGTCTCGATCAACCCCTCCTCTTCCAGTCCGCGCAGCAGCCGGCTCATCAGTCCGGAGTCGAGACCGAGATGATCACGGATCGCCGCAACATCCGACTGCCCCTTGCCGATCGAATTCAGCACGCGCGCCGCCCCCAACGGACGACCGCGCCCGAGGAAAGACGTATCGAGCGCGCCGACTTCGGTGGTGACGGCGCGATTGAAGCGACGAACGCGAGAAATGGGATCCGAGTTCATATTATCTGACTTAGGTCAGGTAATTAATTCTGTCAATTCGGAAGGCCGAAAGGCTCTTGAGAGCGCGCCCCGCCAGGGACCTCGAAGGACGAGGCACCCAGCCCACGCTTGCACATCCCCATCGCCTCACCTATGGCAATGCAACTCCCCCATAGCAAGGCCGCACGGTGCTCCGCTTTACCCTCCACGCCCTGATCGTCATCGTCCTTACCCTGCTCACCCAGATCGGCGGCATTGCCTATCTCCTGGCGCTTGCCGCCGCACGCGCCGTCGGCACACGGCGTTTTCCCGCAAGGCTCGCCCTCTTCCTGCTTCTCTATGCCGGCGCCAGTTTCGCCGCCAGCCTCGCCGCGCCGGCGTTCGGCCGGGTTCCCCTCTCCTGCCTGTCGGATGCGGCAGACCGGCTCGTGGTCCGCTCACCAATCTACTGCGCGCTCAACCGCAACTACGTCACGTCAGAGGTGCGCGATCTGGCAAAGGCACTCGCCGCCCATATGGACCAGCAATTTCCCGGCACTGTCACCGTCGCGCTGGATGCAAATTTCCCCTTCCTGAACGGTTTCCCGCTGCTGCCGCATCTCTCGCATGACGATGGCAG from Rhizobium sp. Pop5 includes these protein-coding regions:
- a CDS encoding helix-turn-helix domain-containing GNAT family N-acetyltransferase; amino-acid sequence: MNSDPISRVRRFNRAVTTEVGALDTSFLGRGRPLGAARVLNSIGKGQSDVAAIRDHLGLDSGLMSRLLRGLEEEGLIETVANAEDARRRVARLTEAGRCEFEAYEALSNAQAEAFLARHRHPEELLRAMDLVAASLRRDQIVIEEKDPRHEDARYCLGEYYGELARRFARGFDVSLSRDPDAGDMIRPRGAFLVAMSDGLPIGCVGLKGGSGIAEIKRLWVAPSARGLGLAKRLMGAVEDIARALSIEVLRLDTNSTLPEAQQLYRRTGWSEIERFNDDPYPDLFFEKHL